CCGATCCCGCTGGTCGCCTTGTTATGCAGCGCCGCCCGAGGTGAGTAAAAATATTCATTGAATATGTTGGGTAAGTCTTTGTTCTCTATGCCGATGCCATGATCGGTGACGGTTATGGTGGCGCTGTGATCACGCCGGCTAACAGTGGATGCAATTTCAACCGATGCATTGTTATGCGAATAAGTGATGGCATTGGTAATAATATTTTCCAGCAGTATATCGAGTTGATCAGGAATGACTTTACAGAAAAAATTATCAATCGATAGATTGAATACGATGTGTTTGGCATTGGCAACCGGGGTTAATTTCTCAATACACTTCTGCAATGTGGTCTGAATATCAACAGACTCAAAAACTGCGGTATTCAGGCAGGTATCTTTCAATCGCTCGAGTCTGAGCAAATCGAGGATCAAACTCGACATGCTTTGGGCCCGGCTATCGATCTTGTCCAGCGCTTCGTTAACACCGTCCGAAGCATCGCCGCAATAGCCTCCCTTGATCAGATTAATCTTGCTACGGATAGCATCGAGGGGCGATTTAAGCTGATGCGTCATCAACACGGCGTATTGATCTTTTTCCACTTGTGCCTGGTTGATTTGTTTGTATGCATCCAGAAGATGACGTTCATGTGCACGAACAATCAGGGAAAGCCTCGAGACGACATACCAGACGATAAAAAACAAAATGTCGAGAAAAAACATCCACAGCATTGCGCCATCCCGGCGCGAGCTCTCAGACAGAAAGTGATTGTTGATCAACGTTGAAAGCGGTGCTTGGGTAACTAGAAAATTATCGAGAACGATTACAACCGTGTCCATCAAACAGACTAATATTGTTACATACAGACTTTCACGGGTAGAGAAAAAAATGCAAGCCAGTGCGATATGCAATACATAGAAAAAGGAAATCGGCGTGGTGGTGCTGCCGATATAATGCACAACAACGGACAAGCAGATCAGATCCACTATGATCTGTATCCACAAATTAATGGTGGGTGAATTATATTTGCCGGGTTTGCAACGATCTAATGCGAAGATGTAAGCGATATTGGCAATCACTAATACAATAATTACCGCAACAGGCCATTTTTGTTGCTCGCTGATACCAAATTGTGCCAGAACATCCGATGCGGACAGCATCAAGATTTCGAAAAAAACCAGTGTGACAATCAGCGCCCAGCGGAAAGTGATAAACCAGCGAATATTGCTGATTAAAACATCGTCACTGAGTTTGAGCTTGTCTCCTTTTATCTCAAGTAGAATATTCTGATTATTTGGCTTATCCCAGGAAAATTCTGTAGTCGCCATTCTTGCAGAACCCGATTATGCCGCGGCTCCCGTATGTTTTAAACGGTCGTTAATGGTTGCGAGTAAGCTGATCGGTTCGACGGGTTTTTCCATGATGCAAACCCATTCATGCGATCCATCCTCGAAATAAGGCCTGATCATATCGCCCAGCGAGGTCAGGAAGATGGTTTGTATTTGCGGAAAACGCTTGTGGATTTTTGCATAGGTGGTTAGGCCGGAATCCATCGATTCGACCATGACATCCAGGATCGCCAGATCAGGGCGCTTGTTTTCATCTTCCAAGGAATCGATAAATTCCTGCATCGACAGATAACTGTCAACTTCATAGCCGTTTTTACACAGAATTCGTCCAACCGCCTCGCGGATATCCGCGTCATCGTCAACATGTGCAATTCGTAGTACCATTTTAATTCTCCTTACTTCGTAATGTGAGCCCGGGAAACGGGTTTTTTTAGATAAACCGTTTTATCACCGGGGATATTTTGACCTGATCATATCTTAGCAAATGTGAAAAATATGTGAATATCAACCAACGGTCAAGCGTCAAAAGCTATTGTGTAATATGACTGCAAAATTATAAGAGATATTCGATCAGATAAACTCCGCCGACACTGCTAAATGGCATGAGTAAAGACAATATCATCGGATGGTGAAGTAACGGCTTAAATATTCCCTCCTTGAAATTTTCAATTTCGACGGTTAACGATTTTAGTTTTACGATGTTATCGTTTTTTCTATATCGCCATTCATAAATCGGCGATTGCGCGGAATTTGTATTCAACCGTTTAAGTATTTCTTTTTTTGCATACATAGCCGCCGCTCTGAGTCTGAGCGCGCTCATTAGCGTTACCAAGGCAAAGAAAAGATAGATTAGTACCATATAAGGTGTGATCAGCCAATTGTCAAAATAATGATTGCGAGAAATGATGATTAAAAACAAACAAATAAACGGATAAAAAATAAATTTGTTATGGATTGCCGTGTGCCGGTGAATAAAATCAAGCAGGATTTTGTATTGAACGATATTTTCCGGTAAGCCGTACTTATTTTTATAAATTTTTGTCAATTCGACCGGCCAGATGATAGCGGGTTGATTGGCGAGTAGCTTAATAAAATGGCTGCTCAAATGTACGTGATCGGCGATATAAAGAATCAATGCGAGGTATGCTACAGTCACAGCAAAAGCAATCCTTCCAATCCAATCTAGATTAAATTCCCCGCGAAATGGTGCTGGCGGTATGAGATTCGCCTGATCACCGAACATTTGAATAAGAATGATAAAAGAAATAAAAAGAAAAAATATGAATAGTATTCTGAATATGGAAAATCCTAATTTTGCTTTCTCTCGATAGTTGCGCCAGATTGCTTCAAATGCAGAATCATCTATTTTCCAATTATCAATTGATAAGATAGATAGTTGTGATTTCCAAGGCTCTTTTTCCGCCATTTTATTTTCGGAGTGATTTTTATAAACCTCAGCGGTTTGTGATGGAAGAAATTCTTCCCGGATTTCTTCCTGGTTAATTTTTAGGGTCTTAGGAAGTTAAAGCGGGTTTAAACGTAACAATTTAAGAATTTCATGATAGAGATTATCACGGCGATGATTAAAACGAAATTCGGTTTCTTTCAAGTGCAGGTAGAAAGTATGTTCGGGCACACCATTGAACTTGGCCAAACGTCTTTTAGCAAAACTCCAGAAAGACTCGATACCATTAATATGCCGCTCGCCACTGGCAAACTCATTGTCACCATGGTGAACCCTGAAGTGCTTATCAAAGCCGATATCGACCAATCCGTCATAACCACGCCATCCATCGGAATGGATTACGGTATCGGGCGCTACATGCCCACGGATAATGGCTTGCAATGTCGCTTTAGAGCAATCTGGAACAATCTCTGTATAAACTTTTCCTTGGCGTTTAAGCACACCAAAGACTATTGTTTTGCCATAAGCGCCCCGCCCCCTTTTACCCCTGACTCGCTGGGCACCAAAGTAAGACTCATCAACTTCTACAGAACCTTGCAGAGGGGATTCAAGTTCGCAATTCTGGGCAATTCGCTGTCGTATTTTAAGATAAATGGTATTGACGGATCGGATAGAAATGCCGGTCAATTGGGCTGTGTCAGTAGCAGTAAAATCCATCGAAAAACATCGAATAAGTTGCCTGAATTTTGCTTCTCTGATTCGAGAACGAAAATAGTATCTGTTTTTAGCATTCATCTCAGAAAGTTAGCACACTTTAGTAAGTGCTTAACTTCCTAAGACCCATTTTTATTAGTTTGTATACGCGGTATAAAAGAAAGCTTGCCAGTAAAATCGTCAATAACCTTATCGTAAGTAACGGCTGTAAGAATTTCTAGCGTTGTTTACAGTATTCAGGAGAATACTGTAGATGAACATACACAAACGCACTCGTTTAACATTATTGGATCGTCAGGAAATCTGGCGGCTGTATCAAACCCGGCTGTGGAAGGTAGTTCAGCTGGCAGAATACTTTCACGTCAGCCGGCCAACGATTTATGACGTACTGAAACGAGCCAGACTCCAGGAATTTACTCCGCGTAGCAGTACCAATCAGCGCTTCAAAACACTGCAGTATGGCCTCAAACGTAGAGCAAACCATCCAGGAGCGTCTCAAGCGTGAAGCGAAGCGCTATAACAAATCTTATCCGGGCGAGCTCGTTCACCTAGATAGCAAGCGGCTTCCATTATTGAAAGGACAGTCTGCCAATGAACCTCGCGAGTACCTGTTTGTGGCCATCGATGATTTCTCCAGGGAATTGTATGCCGATATCTTCCCCGATAAAACTCAATACAGCGCCGCTTGCTTTCTCATCGCTACTGTTGCCCAATGTCCTTATCAAATCGATTGCACTTATTCCGATAACGGCACGGAATTTAAAGGAACTGACGGTCATGCTTTTGTCAAAGCTTGCAGGCAACACGGTATCGGTCAGAAGTTTACTCGTGTCAATCGTCCGCAAACCAACGGCAAAGCTGAGCGGGTCATCCGTACCCTGATGGACATGTGGCACAACAAATTCTGTTTTAAAGACACTGCTGACCGACGTATTCAACTTGTCCGTTTCATTAACTTCTACAATACCGTTAAGCCTCATAAGAGTTTGAATAATGCCACCCCTTATGAAATACTCTTCGCTTATTTCAATCAACCTCTCTGTAAACAACCCTGAGATTTCTTACACTTTCTACTACAGAACAGCCTGGCTTACCTGGGCGCAATCACCGACTCATTACTAATAGAGGTTTATATGAACAGAACCCAATTGCAAAGACTTGGAAAAGTCCAGTATGAGAATTTTAACGACCTCCCCAAGCATTTAAGAGCTACCTATGTTTCATGGCGCTACGGTTTTCCAATAGAACTAAAAAAATCACAGTTCTATATTCACAGAAAAGCCTTACTCGCCTACGGCATCGATATTTCCATACCAAACAACGTTCAAACGATGCCTATTAAAGTAAAAACTATCGAACTGGCCGCGCTCACCGCTCCCGATTGGTATATCAAGAAATATGC
The nucleotide sequence above comes from Gammaproteobacteria bacterium. Encoded proteins:
- a CDS encoding HAMP domain-containing histidine kinase; the protein is MATTEFSWDKPNNQNILLEIKGDKLKLSDDVLISNIRWFITFRWALIVTLVFFEILMLSASDVLAQFGISEQQKWPVAVIIVLVIANIAYIFALDRCKPGKYNSPTINLWIQIIVDLICLSVVVHYIGSTTTPISFFYVLHIALACIFFSTRESLYVTILVCLMDTVVIVLDNFLVTQAPLSTLINNHFLSESSRRDGAMLWMFFLDILFFIVWYVVSRLSLIVRAHERHLLDAYKQINQAQVEKDQYAVLMTHQLKSPLDAIRSKINLIKGGYCGDASDGVNEALDKIDSRAQSMSSLILDLLRLERLKDTCLNTAVFESVDIQTTLQKCIEKLTPVANAKHIVFNLSIDNFFCKVIPDQLDILLENIITNAITYSHNNASVEIASTVSRRDHSATITVTDHGIGIENKDLPNIFNEYFYSPRAALHNKATSGIGLSIVKIAAENNKLKIKVTSEPGTGTSFIIIFSNIELAD
- a CDS encoding response regulator, with product MVLRIAHVDDDADIREAVGRILCKNGYEVDSYLSMQEFIDSLEDENKRPDLAILDVMVESMDSGLTTYAKIHKRFPQIQTIFLTSLGDMIRPYFEDGSHEWVCIMEKPVEPISLLATINDRLKHTGAAA
- a CDS encoding IS1595 family transposase, translating into MNAKNRYYFRSRIREAKFRQLIRCFSMDFTATDTAQLTGISIRSVNTIYLKIRQRIAQNCELESPLQGSVEVDESYFGAQRVRGKRGRGAYGKTIVFGVLKRQGKVYTEIVPDCSKATLQAIIRGHVAPDTVIHSDGWRGYDGLVDIGFDKHFRVHHGDNEFASGERHINGIESFWSFAKRRLAKFNGVPEHTFYLHLKETEFRFNHRRDNLYHEILKLLRLNPL